From the Mycoplasmatota bacterium genome, one window contains:
- a CDS encoding TldD/PmbA family protein, which yields MISKQDAKKVLQVCLETGGDFAEIYLENTIHNDLELSSGEISKSNTSQIYGAGIRILHQESEVYGYTNDTSFDGLTNLAESLAKSYNNKKIDIDFDLVEEKLDNKHNVLKKPLETTNDEKVKYMRDVYEAANSYHEDISQVIVSIWEHNQKVTIINTEGKMISDSRTNIRLSLRVIASKDGVMQSASDSIGRNQGFEIFENTDLKSFAKKVAESAVKMLTADEMEGQMLPVVIHNAFGGVILHEACGHALEATSVAKGISVFSGKLGQKIASDIVTAVDDGTITNAWGSLNIDDEGTETRRNVLIENGILKSYLVDKRNARKMNCDITASARRQSYRYSPTSRMTNTFFVNGESTFDEIIANTKYGFFAKEMGGGSVNTATGEFNFTVNEGYMIEDGKITRPVRGATLVGNGADVLKKIDMVGNNLSSGHGMCGSSSGTIPANVGQPTIRLSSMTVGGRGGKK from the coding sequence ATGATAAGTAAACAAGATGCAAAAAAAGTGCTACAAGTTTGTTTAGAAACTGGTGGTGACTTTGCAGAAATCTATTTAGAGAATACCATTCATAACGACTTAGAATTAAGTAGTGGAGAGATTAGTAAATCAAATACCAGTCAAATTTATGGAGCAGGTATCCGTATCTTACATCAAGAATCTGAGGTTTATGGATACACAAATGATACAAGTTTCGATGGATTAACGAATTTAGCAGAATCTTTAGCTAAATCTTATAATAATAAAAAGATAGATATAGATTTTGATTTAGTAGAAGAAAAATTAGATAATAAACATAATGTATTAAAAAAACCTTTGGAAACTACAAATGATGAAAAAGTAAAATATATGAGAGATGTCTATGAGGCTGCTAATAGTTATCATGAAGATATCAGTCAAGTCATCGTTTCTATATGGGAACATAATCAAAAAGTGACAATTATAAACACAGAAGGTAAAATGATCAGTGATTCAAGAACCAATATCCGGCTATCACTTCGTGTTATCGCTAGTAAAGATGGTGTAATGCAAAGTGCTTCTGATTCAATTGGTAGAAACCAAGGATTTGAGATTTTCGAAAATACTGATTTAAAATCATTCGCTAAAAAAGTTGCTGAAAGTGCTGTTAAGATGTTGACAGCTGATGAGATGGAAGGACAAATGTTACCAGTTGTGATTCATAATGCTTTTGGTGGGGTAATCTTACATGAAGCTTGTGGTCATGCTTTAGAAGCGACATCAGTTGCTAAAGGAATCTCAGTTTTTTCAGGTAAATTAGGTCAAAAAATCGCAAGTGATATTGTCACAGCAGTTGATGATGGAACGATTACTAATGCTTGGGGTTCTTTAAATATAGATGATGAAGGAACTGAAACAAGAAGAAATGTTTTAATTGAAAATGGAATTTTAAAAAGTTATTTAGTAGATAAACGAAACGCTAGAAAGATGAACTGTGATATTACCGCTTCAGCACGTCGTCAATCCTATCGTTATTCACCAACGTCTCGTATGACCAATACCTTCTTCGTTAATGGTGAGTCAACATTTGATGAAATTATTGCTAATACTAAATATGGTTTTTTTGCTAAAGAGATGGGCGGAGGCTCTGTTAATACAGCGACTGGTGAATTTAATTTTACCGTTAATGAAGGTTATATGATTGAGGATGGTAAAATCACACGTCCAGTTCGCGGGGCAACCTTAGTTGGAAACGGTGCTGACGTTTTAAAGAAAATCGATATGGTAGGAAATAATTTGTCATCTGGACATGGTATGTGTGGGTCTTCGAGTGGAACAATCCCAGCGAATGTAGGACAACCTACTATTAGGTTGTCAAGCATGACTGTTGGTGGAAGAGGAGGTAAAAAATAA
- a CDS encoding TldD/PmbA family protein, whose product MNFDLLIKKAKEANITEIEIYSQHKQGLNINLFNRKVDKFVINNTKGIAVRGLYNNQMGYVSCENLSDDNIDFIIQKLIDNAGVLTSEEESIIFEGSNSYPEVKPADASFLSIDPQVKIERLQKLEDAIKKKDPRITSVGYCMYNETKIDTMIQNSKGLHLIKSEAYCFVYASAVAKDNDDVKSFGDYIITNDFNKINIEELANNIVDRAVALLNSSPVQSDKYPIIFENKVFADILQAYEPMFSGDSVLRKLTLLKDKLGDKIVSDKITLIDDPLSTESYSQNAFDDEGVSCYRKEIISNGVLNTFLHNLKTAHALNTKSTGNGFKAGLNAPVSVQSNNLYIKKGTTSINEMIKSIDRGLLITEVAGLHAGVNAVSGDFSLQSSGFLIENKKITRPVSLIVVAGNFLDMLNQVEFVGDDLIFTAEQIGSPSVKISGLQVSGK is encoded by the coding sequence ATGAATTTTGACTTGTTAATTAAAAAAGCTAAAGAAGCCAATATTACAGAAATTGAAATTTATTCTCAACATAAACAAGGGTTGAATATTAATTTGTTTAATCGAAAAGTTGATAAATTTGTGATTAATAATACAAAAGGTATTGCCGTTAGAGGATTATATAATAATCAAATGGGGTATGTTAGTTGTGAAAATTTAAGTGATGACAATATAGATTTTATTATTCAAAAATTAATAGATAATGCAGGGGTATTAACCAGTGAAGAAGAGAGTATTATTTTTGAAGGCTCAAATTCTTATCCAGAAGTAAAACCAGCTGATGCATCGTTTTTATCTATTGATCCTCAAGTAAAAATTGAGAGGTTACAAAAACTTGAAGATGCGATTAAAAAGAAAGATCCTCGTATAACAAGTGTTGGTTATTGTATGTATAATGAAACAAAAATTGACACAATGATTCAAAATTCAAAAGGTCTTCATTTAATTAAATCTGAAGCTTATTGTTTTGTTTATGCTTCAGCTGTAGCCAAAGATAATGATGATGTAAAATCATTTGGTGACTATATTATCACGAATGATTTTAATAAAATTAATATTGAAGAACTAGCAAATAATATCGTTGATCGAGCAGTTGCTTTACTAAATTCATCACCAGTTCAATCAGATAAGTATCCAATCATCTTTGAAAACAAAGTGTTTGCAGATATCTTACAAGCATATGAACCTATGTTTTCAGGAGATTCAGTTTTAAGGAAATTAACATTGTTAAAAGATAAACTTGGTGATAAAATAGTCAGTGATAAGATTACTCTAATTGATGATCCATTATCAACTGAATCTTATTCTCAAAATGCTTTTGACGATGAAGGTGTGAGTTGTTATAGAAAAGAAATCATATCAAATGGTGTATTAAATACCTTTCTTCATAATTTAAAAACAGCACATGCACTTAATACCAAATCAACAGGTAATGGATTTAAAGCTGGGCTTAATGCACCTGTCAGTGTTCAAAGCAATAATTTATACATAAAAAAAGGAACAACAAGTATCAATGAAATGATTAAATCAATCGATAGAGGTTTATTAATTACTGAAGTAGCAGGTCTTCATGCAGGAGTTAACGCTGTATCAGGTGACTTTAGTTTGCAATCATCAGGATTTTTAATTGAAAATAAAAAAATTACTCGTCCGGTATCTTTGATTGTTGTAGCAGGTAATTTCCTTGATATGTTAAACCAAGTTGAATTTGTTGGAGATGATTTAATTTTTACAGCTGAACAAATTGGATCACCATCTGTAAAAATTAGTGGTTTACAAGTTTCAGGAAAATAA